The DNA sequence GCGCTGCCTGGACCTCATCCAGCAGAACCCCCTGCCCACAGGTGAGCCCGGCAGCTGGGACCCCGCCGGTGTGGGCACCGGGACCCCGCCGGTGTGGGCACCGGGACCCCCGTGCTGTGGGTACCGAGACCCCGGTGTTGTGGGCACCGGGACCCCGCCAGTGTGGGCACCGGGACCCCAGTGCTGTGGGTACCGAGACCCCGGTGTTGTGGGCACCGGGACCCCGCTGGTTTGGGCACCGGGACCCTGCTGGTGTGGGTACTGGGATCCCGGTGGTGCGGGTACCGAGATCCCAGTTGTGCAGGAGCCGAGATCCACTGCTGCGGGTACTGGGATCCCGCTGCTGTGGGTACTGGGATCCCGCTGCTGCGGGTACTGGGATCCCACTGCTGTGGGTACCGGGACCCCGCTGGTGCAGGAGCCGGGATTCCAGGGGTTTCCCGTGCCCGGAGCTGTTCCGAGGGTTCTGAGCCGCTCCACGGAGCAGGATGTCACCTCCATCCCGGTGCCGCTGCCCCGGGAAGGTCGCGGGTGCATCAGGTGGGACCTCTTTCCTCAGTGCCATGATTCtttttgcagagctgctcagggcagcccTGAACGACCCTGGCTCGGTGCGGACATCGCAGGTGAGCCGGGATGTGGGGCGGGGGATCCCATGGGGAGGTTTTCCACCTGGGAAGGGACACCCGGGCACACGGAGCCCCCCGAGGCGGGTGCATCGCAGTGACGAGGCTCTCGCCCCGCGCAGGTGGTGCAGTACGAGCTGGGCTATGTGGTCTGTGCCGCCGTGGCTCTGCTCTTCACCGTGGCCGTGCCGGTGGCCGGGATGTGCTTCTGCTACTGCCGGAGCCGCCGGCGCTGCGGGGGCCGCCTCCGCGCCCACCGGCGCTCTCTGGGCTGCCGCCGGCACTGCCTGCTGGCCTGCCTGTCCCTCACCTCCCTCGTCATCCTGTGAGTCCCCCCAAACAGCCCGCAAGCCCGCgctgggtgggtgggtggcaCCCGCGTCCTGCCGGGCAGCGCCGTCACCGCCCGCTCGTGCCCGCAGGGTCAGCGTCACCTGCGCGCTCGTCACCAGCCAGCGGGTGAAGGCGCAGATGGAGCCGGGGCTGGGGGCCGTGCCCACCACCCTGCACACGCTGCGGCACCACCTCGCCAACGTGCCCCAGGTGGGTGCCCGCCCGGGCGGGCTCGCCCCCCGGCACAGGGCGCTGCCCGGGGCGGCCGCGTTTCCCTCGGGGAGTGGTTTGGGAGGCGAGAGTTGTTGACGTGGCCGCATTAAAAATGCGGGGCTTCCTCCCGTCCCCGAGGCTGCTCCCGGGGCTGAGTCGTTTCTCCCTCCCGGCAGGGCGTGCAGATGGTGGTCGACCAGTTCGAGGTGCCCCGCAAGCAGATCAGCTCCGATTTGGGCGGTAAGGGCCGCGCCCCGCACCGGCAGCGCGCACCCCGAGCTTCCCGGCGGGGACCGGCGCTGCCCCAGTTCCCATCGGGATACTCATGGGAAACGGCGCACCCCGAGCTTCCCGGCAGGGACCGGCGCTTCCCCAGTTCCCATCGGGATACTCATGGGAAACGGCCCATCCTGAGCTTCCCGGCGGGGACCGGCGCATCCCGAGCTTCCCATCGGGATGCTCACAGGGAACGGCACATCCCGAGCTTCCCGCCAGGATGCTGACAGGGACCTCCGCTTCCCGGGCTTCCTGCCGGGATGCTGACAGAAACCGGCGCTTCCCGAGCTTCCCGCCGGGATGCTCACAGGGATCGGCGCTTCCCGAGCTTCCCGCCGGGATGTTGACAGGGACCGGCGCTTCCCGAGCTTCCCGCCGGGATGCTGACAGGGACCGGCGCTTCCCGAGCTTCCCGCCAGGATGCTGACAGGGACCGGCGCTTCCCGAGCTTCCCGCCGGGATGCTGACGGCGAACGCGGTGCCTTGCAGGGCTCAGCCGGAGCGTGGGGCTCTCCATCCACACGCAGCTCAAAGCCACGACCTACGCGGCGCTGGCAGACCTGCAGGACAGGGCTGCAGGTGCGGCCGGAGCGCTGCCCCACCGCGGGCCGGACCCGAAGCCCCTCCGAGAGGGGCAGCCGGGTGGGCGCAGAGAAGCAGCGCTGAACTAGCCCCGGCCTTTCTCTTTCAGAGCTCCAGACCTCGCTGCACCATTTACAGATCGTGGACGGCACGGTGAGAGCGCTGGCGGCGgcgagggcagagctggggccgGCGCTGCGGGAGCGACAGCGCAGGGTGGTCGCCCTGCTCGACGACCCCCGCTGCACGTCCTGTGCCAGCGCCCTGGGCAGGGcgcagagcctggagctgggcGCCGACTACACCCAggtgggctgaggggctgctggacCCCCCTCATCCCCCAGAGCCCACCCCGGCGCTCACGGGTTGCTGCTTCTCCCACCCCAAGGTGCCGTCGGTGGAGAAggtgctgaaggagctggaCGGGCTGCCCCGGAGCGACTTCGCGGAGATGATCCGCCAGGTTGGGGGGGTCGGGGTGGGGCAAGGGGAGTGGGTCCAGCTCACAAAGGTGTTgctaaaatcaaagaaaaattctctggGCGGCTTTAGTGTAGTtaagggagggagcagggcttTAATTAAAGCACTTTAAGGTGCGCGGAATACATTAGCACACACCGCACAGGACAGGCTCATTAGCATATCCAATGGGATACACCCATCCCGAAATTTGTGCATCCCCAGAACCTTCCCGGGGCCGCCCTCAGGCCCCTCTCCCTGAATTGGGTGGGTGGGCCCACGACCCTCTTTTCCTGCCTTCATCTTACTCAAGTTTTCTGTCCCGCTTGGAGGAAATCCAAGGATTTGGGGTCTTCTGAAGAGCTTTGACTAAAATTATATGAAGGAATGTTGGATATATCTTGTTCCAGCACACTCTCTTCAGACTGGATGTCTCTTAGCTTGCTCAAAAATCTCTATCTAGTGAAATCCTCGATGATAAACACAAGCAACATTTTGGAATGTGGTACAAAAGTATTTCGTTAAAAGCTCTATCCTAAAATGACTAAAGAAAAGTGCTAAAAGCTGCATTAAAATCCATATGCTTAGAAACTTTAGGGCATCATTACCCGCCCTCAGAGACTCAGCAATCCCTCTTTGCTCGCAGGGCAACGGCACCTTCAACTCCATCCCGGAGCTGGCCGTGGAGAAGATGGCACAGGTCATCCAGGGTGAGTGGCACGGTCAGGGCGAGCCCCGGGACGGGCTGGGCCGGGGTGGGACGCGGGGACGAGCCGGCGCTGTGCCCGCAGAGCTGCGGGAGGAGCTGTCCCGCACGGCGCAGAGGGTGCAGTCCATCGCCGACGGCTTCCCCCTGCCCGACTACACGCGGCCCGCGAGCCGAGCGCTGCTGGAGGCGGAGCAGCGGAGCCGGCCCTACCTGCGGGAGGCGCAGCGCTTCGAGCGCTACAGGTGACACGGGCAGGGAGGAgggtgggcacggggtgggtgctgagccccgcTGAGCAGCAGGGCGAGTGCTGAGCCCCGCTGAGCTACGGCCggtgccccagccccacatcccaagcagcagggtgggtgctgagccccgctgagcagcagggtgggtgctgagccccgctgagccccagccctgcatcccgAGCAGCAGGGCGGGTGCTGAGCCCCgctgagccccagccctgcatcccgagcagcagggtgggtgctgagccccgctgagccccagccctgcatcccgagcagcagggtgggtgctgagccccgcggagcagcagggtgggtgctgagccccgctgagccccagccctgcatcccgagcagcagggtgggtgctgagccccgcGGAGCAGCAGGGTGGGTGCTGAGTCCCgctgagccccagccctgcatcccgAGCAACagggtgggtgctgagccccgcGGAGCAGCAGGGTGGGTGCTGAGTCCCgctgagccccagccctgcatcccgAGCAACagggtgggtgctgagccccactgAGCCCCGCGGAGCCCCAGGCCTGCACCCTGAGCAACAGGGTGGCTGCTGAGCCCCATTGAGCCCTGATCCCGCACCCCGAGGCCGTGCAGGAGGGTGGGTGCTGAGCTCCGCGGAGCGCCAGCCCCGCATCCCGAGGCCgtgccctgctgctctccctgcaggtgGATTGCAGGCACGGTGCTGTGCTCCatcatcctcctcatcctcgCCTGCAACGTGACGGGAATGGCCCTGGGGGCGTACGGGCTCTCCAAGAGGGAGGACCCGAGCGACTACGAGTGCCGAGGAGAGGCTGGTGCCAAGTTTCTCCTGGTGTAAGAACCCCCTTGGGTCctgggggggctgtgccatCTCACCCCCCGCTCCCTAAAAAAGCAGGGCAAAGCCcggagagggactgggagctgtCCCAATGGAAAGGCTTTGAAGGCACCGCCTGCGCCTGCAGGTTTGGGGgaagcagctgctccctgcgTGCCCTGGCTCCGCTCCCGGCTCTGCCCAGCCCGGCGTGCCCTGGCCCCGctgcccggcccgccccgctcccggccctgcccagcccggcGTGCCCTGGCCCCGctgcccggcccgccccgctcccggccctgcccagcccggcGTGCCCTGGCCCCGctgcccggcccgccccgctcccggccctgcccagcccggcGTGCCCTGGCCCCGctgcccggcccgccccgctcccggccctgcccagcccggcGTGCCCGGGCTCGGGAAGCAGCCGCGGGGCTGCAGCTGGACCGGCAGGTCCCCGCAAGTCCCGTCCCTGCAAAGCcaccccctgctctccctccctcctccagcgGCGTGGGCTTGGCTTTCCTGTTCTCCTggctcctcatcctcctggtcTTCGCCACCTTCCTGGTTGGGGGCAACATCCAGACGCTGGTTTGCAGGAATTGGGTCAACCAGGAGATTTATAAGGTGGGTGGCCACACATCCACCCCATCAATCTCTGCTGTGTGCACCAAAATGCCTCTCAATCTCCGTGTTCTCCCCCTAAACTCGACTGGAAAAGCCTCATCCTGCAGCAGATGAAGTTCTAGATTAGCTCCTTggatttgcagcagcagcagaagggaatTGCCCTCGTGCTGCTGATTCCCTGCCTGTGGGATCCCTGTTTTCTGGTCCCTGGGGATCCTTGGGGTGCCTGAGGCTGGCTCGTGGTGTGATGGGACAGGGAGAAGGATTGGGATTGGGGTTGGGAATGGGATCAGGCCTCACCCCAtggctgtgcacacacaggcaggtctcagcactgtccctgctctccctctggACACACCCTCCTCATTCTGGAGGGGGTGAGGCACCCCAGGACACACCTGTGAGGGCACAGCACCCCCAAAACCATTGCTGGGAGTGCCTGTGCCTGACTCTGCCCCCCTTTAACTCCAGTTCATCGACACCCCCGGGAATCTCCCTCCATCCATGAACCTGACCCGGCAGCTCAACCTGAGGAGGGACTCCAACCTCAGTGCCACGTACAggtgggtgctgcaggagccTCCCCTGCCTCCAAACATCCAGGGCAAACCTGGGACCCCCCTGCCAACATCCCTTTGCCTTCCAGGGAGTGCAAGAGCGGCgctgggctgtgggaggtgcTGCAGCTCGACAGGTCCTACGACCTGGACGAGCACCTGAAAACCCCCAAGGTGAGGGCTGGCACCAGCCACAGcctgtgggatgcaggagctgTACTGGGATTACTGGGCTGGGGGTGtctggccctggcactgcaggagcccTTGTGTAACCCTCTCTGGGAGTTTGGGGTTTAATTTTAGCTAGTTTGGGGTTTAGTTTTAGCTAAGCCTCagttcagcaggcccagagagtcTATGCAGATTAGAGGGGTCAAGCACCACCTGActtatttcatatcatttgacatcaaaatcaagtataaaagaagGTGTAGGAGGTGCCCAGCTCAGTGTCCTTCATGGCCTgtgctgagcagacctgctgtcACCGTGGCCGGGGGTGTTGGGCCTAATTCACCATTTCACAGCTCTTTGGCTTGGGAAGTACCTTTATTGTTGGgagtttttctcctctctggccGAGTATCCTCTGGGGGGACcttgttggggtgtttttgtgagCTGGGGTGGTGGAGCTCTGTGTTGTTTGGGTGGGCGACTCGGTGgctgttgttggtttgggttttcccacatttgtatatttatatatatatgtattatatcatattctgtttttaattgtctctcttgTATAAGAAGTTTGCtattttgggtttggggtttttttcttttttttttttgtttttcctcctctttggtttttttctcctctttgtttttttctcctctttgtttttttctcctcttcgttttttccctctttgttttttccctctttttttctcctcttttttttttctcctctttgtttttccctcctctttgttttttccctctttgttttttttctcctctttgttttttttcctcctctttgttttttttctcctctttgttttttcctcctctttgtttttccctcgtttttttctcctctttgttttttttctcctctttgttttttccctctttttttctcctctttgttttttccctctttgtttttttccctccccttcgtttttcctcctctttgttttttcctcctctttgttttttcctcctctttgtttttcctcctctttgttttttcc is a window from the Pithys albifrons albifrons isolate INPA30051 chromosome 29, PitAlb_v1, whole genome shotgun sequence genome containing:
- the LOC139683785 gene encoding LOW QUALITY PROTEIN: prominin-2-like (The sequence of the model RefSeq protein was modified relative to this genomic sequence to represent the inferred CDS: inserted 2 bases in 2 codons), whose product is MVWEPPPXSPAKRSRPGEPVGGTSPGSVWAVRGGRPVRQVSRGRSRAGQSRPGAGNAPPPARRLSEPPXAALAAGAMRAAGLWLLLLGWALLRPGGCQQCHPAGPGTVLRFTDRHAEIRVPALHRVPSALDPLYGLVRRCLDLIQQNPLPTELLRAALNDPGSVRTSQVVQYELGYVVCAAVALLFTVAVPVAGMCFCYCRSRRRCGGRLRAHRRSLGCRRHCLLACLSLTSLVILVSVTCALVTSQRVKAQMEPGLGAVPTTLHTLRHHLANVPQGVQMVVDQFEVPRKQISSDLGGLSRSVGLSIHTQLKATTYAALADLQDRAAELQTSLHHLQIVDGTVRALAAARAELGPALRERQRRVVALLDDPRCTSCASALGRAQSLELGADYTQVPSVEKVLKELDGLPRSDFAEMIRQGNGTFNSIPELAVEKMAQVIQELREELSRTAQRVQSIADGFPLPDYTRPASRALLEAEQRSRPYLREAQRFERYRWIAGTVLCSIILLILACNVTGMALGAYGLSKREDPSDYECRGEAGAKFLLVGVGLAFLFSWLLILLVFATFLVGGNIQTLVCRNWVNQEIYKFIDTPGNLPPSMNLTRQLNLRRDSNLSATYRECKSGAGLWEVLQLDRSYDLDEHLKTPKYTAEFQKRLGDFSAPLGQVRLLRSEGRHDLETFARSGLDEVDYGRFQEEMKKPVVQTSLPGLARNLEGLQKMQRNSTVAARLGAEARALWHMQNSTVQAQEALVAKLGESVQFLSHLAPHLQERVRRTLATTASVEAQLPGQAQHILRQELGCFTRKELRYFSQYLNWVGQTLREDVASCQPLATALDNGRVILCDRIAEPWNAFWFSLGCCTFFLIPSIIFAIRLTKHFRPIRNRLISTGSEETCPFHIPRVTALKL